The following proteins are encoded in a genomic region of Sphingopyxis sp. YF1:
- a CDS encoding VOC family protein gives MTHQSLAHVALVVRDYDEAIDFYVGTLGFTLVADDYQPAQDKRWVLVAPPGAPEGGATILLARAADAEQAAFIGNQSGGRVFLFLRTDDFARDYQNLLAKGVRIEREPMEADYGTVAVFLDLYGNKWDLIEFRRSQ, from the coding sequence ATGACGCACCAGTCGCTCGCGCATGTCGCGCTGGTGGTGCGCGACTATGACGAGGCGATCGACTTCTATGTCGGCACGCTGGGCTTCACGCTAGTCGCCGACGACTATCAGCCGGCGCAGGACAAGCGCTGGGTGCTCGTCGCACCGCCGGGCGCCCCCGAGGGCGGCGCGACGATCCTGCTCGCGCGGGCGGCTGATGCGGAGCAGGCGGCGTTCATCGGCAACCAGTCGGGCGGACGCGTCTTCCTGTTCCTGCGAACCGACGATTTCGCTCGCGACTATCAAAATCTGTTGGCCAAGGGCGTACGGATCGAGCGCGAGCCGATGGAAGCGGATTATGGTACCGTCGCGGTGTTCCTCGACCTCTATGGCAACAAGTGGGACCTGATCGAGTTTCGCCGATCGCAATGA